A stretch of DNA from Promicromonospora sukumoe:
GCACGAGATGGGCGAGACCCGGTCCTTCGGGTAGCCCGAAAAGTACGTGCCCTCGACGGCGGGGTCGCCCGCGACCAGCAGCAGGTTCCACGTGAACCGCGTGGAGGTCTGGTCGCCGGACGGGATGATCTCGACCACGTGGCCGTCCCGGTTGCCGTTGGTGGTCACGCCGCCGACGACCTTGTGGGTGCGCGGGTGGACTCCGTGGCGCCCTCGATCGCGTTGCCCGGGGTACGGCCCGAGTTGTTGGTGCACGCCACGTAGATGCGGCCCGTGACCGGGCTGATCTCGACGTCCTCCGGGCGGTCCATCTTGGTGCCGCCCACCTTGTCCGCGGCGAGGCGCGTGTAGACCAGCACCTCCTCGACGGACATGCCGGGCACCTTGCTGCGGCCGTTCTCGACGAGCGGGAGCCAGACGCCGGTGCCGTCGAAGGAGCCGTCGGACGGGACCGCGCCCGAGCCGTCGATCTGCGACGCCGGCGAGTCGCCCGTGAACTTGGCGACGAACAGGTCGCCCTCGGACAGGAGCGTCTTGTTGTGGGTGCGCGCCCAGCGGGAGTCGCCCTTGGCCACGCGGTCCTTCGAGACGAACTTGTAGACGTAGTCGAACGCCTGGTCGTCGCCCATGTACGCGACAGCGTGGCCCTTGCGGGACAGCGTGACGTTGGCGCCCTCGTGCTTGAACCGGCCCATCGCGGTGTGCTTGACGGGCTTGGCCGTGGGGTCGTACGGGTCGAGCTCGACGATCCAGCCGAAGCGGTTGGCCTCGTTCTCGTAGCCCGCGGACTGCGCGAAGCGCGGCTCGTCGGCCTCCCAGCCGTAGCTGGTGGAGGTACCGATGCCGTAGCGGGCGTCGGCGGTCGGGTTGACCCCGGCGGCCACGAAGTAGCCGTTGAAGTTCTCCTCGCCCGACAGGACGGTGCCCCACGGCGTGGTGCCGCCGGCGCAGTTGTTCATGGTGCCCAGCACGCGGCGGCCGGTGCGGTCCGCCGCCGTCTTGAGCAGGTCCGAGCCGGCGGCCGGGCCGTCGAGCACGAACTCGGTGTCCAGGTGGATGCGGCGGTTCAGCACGCTGATGCGCTGGTAGTCCCACGGCTTGCCGGTGCCCCGGCGGCGCACCTCGACGACGGCCATGCCGTGCGCCGCCCGCTCGATCGCGCGGGAGTAGGCGTTCTTGGTGCGGCTGCCGTCCGCGGCGGTGTCCCAGTACTTCGCGGTGGGCGGGAACATGATCTCGGGGTTGGTGTACTCGAGGTTCGAGACCAGGATGCCGCGCGTCCCGCGGTGCTTCTCGCCGGGGCGGATCGGGAGGATGTCCAGGTAGTCGCAGTTGTAGCCGAACTGCTTGGCCTGCTGCTCCGGCGACTGGTTGTTCGGGTCGAAGGTGCGGCCGCCCGGCAGGATCGGGTCGCCCCAGCGGATGATCGGGTCCCAGGTGTAGCCCTCGGGGACCACCAGCGCGTCGACGTCGACGGGCTGCGGGTCGATGGCGCCGAAGGACAGGCCCTTGCTGTGCCCGCCGCCGGGGAACCGGCCCTCGGGCAGGGGCGCTGCGGCGGCCGACGGCGCGTCGGCGGTGCCCTGCGCTCCGATCACCACGGCACCGGCGGCGACCGCCATGGTGCCGAGCATGGCGCGGCGCGACAGCACCGAGCTCACGACGTCCTTGAAGTACTCGTTGGCGCTCTCGTTCGGCGCGGGGTGGAGGCAGGCGTCATTGCACTTGAGGCGACAGGTGACGGGGCTGCGCTTGCCACGCGCATGCGTGTGCACCGTCAGCAGCGGGCGGTTCTCAGGGGCGATCGTCATCGGAGGCTCTCCGGTCCGAAAAGGGGGGTAGGACGTCGCCAACCTAGGAGCAGGCGATGTCCCGCCCACCAAAGGTCAGGTACGCGCGGGTGAACGGCAGGTGTCCAGGAGGGGCTGGCTTCCGGCTGGCTCCGGGCCAGCGTCGACTTCGGTCCTCTGCATCGAGACCGGTCCAACGATGGACCGGTCTCGATGCAGAAGACCGAAGTCATTTACTCCGCGGCCCGCGGCAGCCCGCGGGTGGCTAGGCGACCAGCGCGCGGCTCGTGACGTGGCGCCAGCCCTCCGCGCGGAGCAGCTGCTCCGCGCCGCGCGACCGCAGGCCCCGCTCGCACACGACGAGCACGGGCAGGTCGACCGGGTGGTCCAGCAGCTCGGGCGGGAAGGTCCCGGCCGCGAGGTCCTCCAGCCGCGCGTACACCGCGCCGGGTACGGCCCCGGGCCGCAGCCCGACGTCGAGCACCAGCACCCCGTCCTCGCCCGACGTCGTCCCGGCGGGCTCGGCCGACGGCGTCGCCGGGAGTTCGGCGGACGTCGTCCCGGTGGCCTCCGCGGACGGCGTCCCCAGGAGTTCGGCCGACGTCGTCCCAGCGGACTCGGCGGACGTCGTCGGCACGGCCCCGCCCGGCGTCAAGGCCTCGCCCGGCATCGCGACGTCGGACAACGCAGTCTCGGGCGCGACCTCGGACGGCGGCGCCGCCAGCTCGATCGTGTCCCAGCCGGAGGTGCGCGCGTCGTAGGCGAGCAGCCGGCCCAGCGCCGGGTCGCCCGTGCCGGTCAGGACCTTGACGGCCTCGACCGCCATGGTCGAGCCCACCACACCGCACGCCGGGCTGAGCACGCCGACCGTCGCGCAGGACTCCCCCTCGGGCGGCTGCGGGCCGAAGACGTCGGGGTAGGTGATCGCGCGGCCGTCCGGCGCGGCCGACCAGAACACGCTGACCTGCCCGTCCCAGCCCAGCACGGTGCCCCAGACGACGGGGAGGCCCAGCCCCGCGGCGGCGTCGGACACGGTGTAGCGCGTCTCGAACGTGTCCGAGCCGTCGACCACCAGGTGGTAACCGCCGAGGATCGCGGCGGCGTTCTCGCGGGTCAGCCGCTCGCGGTGGGCGACCACCTCGACGTCGGGGGCCAGCCCGCGCAGCGTGTCGGCGGCGGAGTCCGGCTTGGCGCGTCCGACGTCGGCCGCGGAGTGGAGCACCTGGCGCTGCAGGTTGGAGGCGTCCACGACGTCGTCGTCGATGATGCCGAGCGTGCCCACCCCGGCCGCCGCGAGGTACTGGAGCACGGGCGAGCCGAGGCCGCCCGCGCCGACCACGACGACGCGCGACGCGGCGAGGCGCTCCTGCGCCGCCAGGCCGAAGCCGTCGAGCAGGAGGTGCCGCGCGGTCCGACGGCGCTCGGCGGGCCCGAGCCCGCGTGCGGGGGTGACGAACGGCTCCATCACGTCATTCCACCACCTCGAAGGGGGCCGGCGCACCCATCTCCTTTGAGACCTAAGTTTCTTCGCTTTGCGTCGCCCCAAAGCGAAGAAACTTAGGTCTCAAAGGAGATCAGCACCCGCCCGAAAAACGCGTCAGGACTTGCGCTTGCGGATCTCCGCCGCAGCCTGCGGCAGCACGTCGGCGAGCTGGCCGACGACGGCGAAGTCGCAGATCTCGAAGATCGGCGCCTCCGGGTCGCTGTTCACGGCGACGATCACCTGGGACGCCTGCATGCCGCCCCGGTGGTGCGGCGCGCCGGAGATGCCCGCGCCGATGTAGACGCGCGGGGCGATCGTCACGCCGGTCTGCCCCACGTACGAGTCCCACCAGCCCTCGAACGCCGCGTCTCGCGAGGCGCCGACGGCCGCGCCGAGCGCGTCCGCGAGGTCCTCCACGGGGCCGAAGTCGCCGTCGGTACCCCGTCCGCCCGCGACCACGACGGCCGCCTGGTCCAGCGGCGGACGGCCGCTCGTGTCGGTCTTCACCTCGCGGGACAGCAGCGTCACCGACGACGCCGGCACCTCGACGGCGTAGCCCTCGGTCACGGGCCCGACGGCGGCCGGCGCGGGCTGCGCGACGGCGGAGTTGGCCCGCACCGTCACCACCGCGACGTCGGCGGTCACGGCGCACTCGGTGTCCCACGAGCCCGCGAAGACGCGCTTGCCGGCCACGACATGGCCGTGCACGTCGCGCAGCGAGGATGCGTCGATGACCAGGCCCGCGCCCAGGTCGTGGGCGGCGAGCGCGGCGGCCTCCTTGGCGGCGAACGACGTGGGCAGCAGCACCACGTCGGCGTCCGTCAGGCGGACGGCGGCCGCGAGCGCCGCGGCGACGACGGCGGGCAGGTGCCGCTCGTCCCCGCTCACGCAGCTCCCGTCACGGGCGGGCTCGGCCTGGTGCACGGTCTCGATGCCGTAGGCGCCGAGCTGCGCCAGCACCTCGACGGTGGGGGCCTCCAGGGTGACCGCCTCGACGCGGCCGAGGCCGCGCGCGATGGTGAGCAGCTCCAGCGTGCTGGTGCGGACCTCGGTCGCGGGGTCGAGCAGGACCAGGACGGTGCGGTTCGTCATCGTTTCTCTCAGACCAGGTCGTTGCGGATCAGGAAGTCGGCCAGCGCCACGCCGCCCTCGCCCTTGTCGGTGACGAGCTCCACCTCGGGCCGCTCGGGGCGCGGGGCCGCCGTCAGGGTCTCGGTGCGGGCGCCCGCGCTGCCGGCCGCGGCGGGGTCGAGGCCGAGGTCGGCCGGGGACCACACCTCGATGACCTTGCTGCGGGCCGCCATGATCAGCTTGAAGCCGGGGAAGCGGGGCTGGTTGGCGCCGTCCGTCACGGACAGGAGCGCGGGCAGCGGCGCGGCCAGCGACTCGGTGACGTCGTCGATCTCGCGCGTGATCGTGAGCACGCGCTGCCCTGAGCCGTCCGGGTCGGCGAGCGAGACCTTCTTGGCGAGGTTCAGGGTGGGCAGGCCGAGCTCGGCGCCGAGCAGCGTCGGGACCACGGAGCCCAGGCCGTCCAGGGCGGCCATGCCGGTCACCACGAGGTCGACGGGCGCCTCGTCGCCGAGCCGGCGGACGGCGGCGGCGAGCACCGCGGCGGTGCCGAAGTAGTCGGAGCCGGCCAGGGCGTCGTCGGACACGCGGATGCCGCGGTCCACGCCGAGCTGGAACGCCTTGCGCAGCGCGAGGTCGCCGTCGGGCCCGGCCATGGTGACCACGACCACCTCGCCCTCGTCCGGCCCGACGCGCCCGGAGGCGCGCTCGGCCTCGACGAGCTGCAGGGCCGCCTCGATCGCGTTCTCGTCCAGCTCGTTGAGGGTGCCCTCGCCGGCGGTGCGCACGACGCGGCCCTCGGAGAAGCCGCGCTCCGTGTTGATGTCCGGGACGTACTTGGCGGTGACCACGATGCGCATGGGGTAACCGTACGACGTCGGGCGGCGTGGGACGGATCGGGTCCACGAGCGGGCCTGAGACGATGGGGCATATGGCCCAGTCACGACGTGCAGAACCGCAGCGAGCGCCGGGCGACCCGGTCCCCCGCCCGGTGGTCCGTCCACTCATCCGGCCGACCGCCCGGCGCAGCCACGTGCCACCGCTGGGCGTGTACGTCACGCCCGGCGGCGGCATCGACGCGGCCGTGCTGGCGTCCCACGCGACCGCGGTGGACCTGTGCCTGATCGACGTGACCGACCCGGCGCTGGACGAGCACGACCCGGCCCGGTACACCGAGCGGCGGTTCGAGATGGTGGGTCCGGTGTACGGCGTGTGGCACACGCACGTGCCGGACGTCGCGCAGGGCCAGCGCTACGGCTTCCGCGTGTACGGGCCGTGGGAGCCGAAGGCGGGGATGCGGCACAACCCGGCGAAGCTGCTCGCCGACCCGTACGCCCGCGGGTTCGCGGGCCGGCTGCGGTACGGGCCCGAGGTCGTGGGTTCGGTGAGCACGGAGCGCGAGGACGGCTGGTGGCTCGGCGACCCGTACGGCCCGCCGGACGCGGCCGACTCCCTGGCGTACGTGCCGCACTCCGTCGTCGTCGGGCCGCTGCCGCCGCCCCCGCCGCTGACCCGGCCGCGCGTGCCGTGGGCGGACACCGTGGTCTACGAGGCGCACGTGCGCGGGCTGACGATGCTGCGCGAGGACATCCCGGAGGAGCTGCGGGGCACGTACGCGGGGGCGGCGCACCCTGCCGTCGTCGAGCACCTGAAGAGCCTGGGTGTCACCACGCTGGAGCTGCTGCCGATCCACAAGAGCGTGGCGGAGCCGCGGCTGGCGGCGCACGGGCTGACGAACTACTGGGGCTACAGCACGCTGGGCTTCTTCGCGCCCAACGCGGCGTACGCGACGCGGGCCGCGCAGGAGCAGGGCGCCGAGGCCGTGCTCGACGAGGTGCGCGGCATGGTGCACCTGCTGCACGAGGCGGGCATCGAGGTGCTGCTCGACGTGGTCTACAACCACACGTGCGAGGGCGGCGACGACAGCCTGCACCTGTCCTGGCGCGGCCTCGACAACCCGGTCTACTACCTGCACGACGGCGCCTCGCCGGCCGCGCTCGCGGACGTGACGGGCACGGGCAACTCGCTGGACTTCCGGCGGCCGCGCGTGATCCAGCTCGCCCTGGACTCGCTGCGCTACTGGGCGCAGGCGGTGGGCGTGGACGGGTACCGGTTCGACCTGGCGGTGACGCTGGGCCGCGGCAACGCCGGGTTCGACCCGGACCACCCGTTCCTGGTGGCGCTGCAGACGGACCCGGTGCTCTCGGGCCTCAAGCTGGTCATGGAGCCGTGGGACGTGGGGCCGGGCGGCTGGCAGACGGGCTCGTTCCCGCCGCCGATGGCGGAGTGGAACGACCGGTTCCGGGACGCGGCGCGCGGGTTCTGGCTGGACGCGCCCAAGCAGGGCGTGCGCGGGCAGGAGATGCGCGGCCTGCGGGACCTGGCGACCCGCCTCGCGGGGAGCGCGGACCTGTTCGGACCGGGCGACCCGCCGCTGGTGCGCGGGCCCGTGGCGTCGGTCAACTACGTGACGGCGCACGACGGCTTCACGCTCGCCGACCTGGTCGCCTACGACTACAAGCACAACGAGGCGAACGGTGAGGACAACCGCGACGGGTCGGACAACAACTCGTCGTGGAACCACGGGCTGGAGGGGCACACGACGTCGGGCGACGACGCCACCACGGAGCCGTGGCAGGCGATCGTGCCGCCGCGCCGCAAGTCGCAGCGCAACCTGCTGGGCACCCTGCTGCTTGCGGCGGGCACGCCCATGCTGACCGCGGGCGACGAGCTGGGCCGCACCCAGGGCGGCAACAGCAACGCCTACGTGCACGACAACGAGACGTCGTGGATCCGGTGGGCCGTGGACGACGCCGGCAACGACCTGCTGGAGACCACGCGCTACCTGCTGGCGCTGCGGCGCGAGCACCCGGCGCTGCGCGCGGACTCGTTCTACCTCGGCGCTCCCCGGCCGCACGAGACGGACACGGACCTGCTCTGGTACGCGGAGACGGGTGCGCCCATGGAGGTGGACACCTGGAACCAGCCGGGGCGGCGGGTGCTGCAGATGCTGCGGCCCGGGCCCGCGGCGGGCGACGCCGACGTGCTGCTGGTGATCAACGGCGGCCTGGACGACGTCGAGATGACGCTGCCGCCGCGCGACGGGGCCGCGCCGTGGGAGCTGGTCTGGGACTCGGCGTGGGACGCGCCCGTGGTGCCCGACGACGAGACCGGCCCCCGGACGTCGGTGACCCTGGAGGCGCTGAACATCAACGTGCTGCTGTCGCGCGGGGACCGTCCTGGCTAAGGTGCGCACATGACTGACTCCGTCCACAACAACGACGTTGCCACCACGGGGAACACCGACGTGATCGTCATCGGCGCGGGCCTGTCCGGGCTCGTGACCGCCACCGAGCTGACGGCCGCGGGCAAGCGCGTGGTCCTGCTCGACCAGGAGCCGGCCGCCTCGCTGGGCGGCCAGGCCTGGTGGTCCTTCGGCGGGCTGTTCCTGGTCGGCTCCCCTGAGCAGCGCCGGCTCAAGGTGCGCGACTCCGCCGAGCTCGCGTTCTCCGACTGGCTCGGTTCGGCGCAGTTCGATCCCGGCGCCGAGCGCGGCGAGGGCCCGGACCGGTTCGGCTACCGGTGGGCCAAGGGCTTCGTCGAGTTCGCCGCGGGTGACCTGCGGCCCTGGCTGCACGCCAAGGGCGTGCGCTGGTTCCCGCTGGTGCAGTGGGCGGAGCGCGGCGGCTACCCCGCCGGCGGGCACGGCAACTCGGTACCGCGCTTCCACGTCACGTGGGGCACCGGCCCGGCCGTCGTCGAGCCGTTCGTCGCCGCGGCGCACGCCGCGAACAAGGCGGGCCTGCTCGACCTGCGCTTCCGGCACCGGGTCACCTCCCTGGTCGTCACCGACGGCCGCGTCACCGGCGTGCGCGCCGAGATCCTGGCCGACGACGACGCCGGCCGCGGCGAACCCTCCAGCCGCGCGGTGACCGGCGAGGTGGAGCTGTCCGCCCAGGCCGTCGTGATCGCGAGCGGCGGCATCGGCGCGAACCACGACCTGGCGCGCGCCCGCTGGTCCGCCGACGCCGGGAGCCTCCCCGGGCGGATGCTCTCGGGCGTGCCGGACTCCACGGACGGGCTCATGCTGGGCGTCGCCGCCGACTCCGGCGCGGCGCTGGTGCACGAGGACCGCATGTGGCACTACCCCGAGGGCATCGCCAACCACTCGCCGGTGTGGACGCAGCACGGCATCCGCATCCTGCCCGGCCCGTCGTCGCTGTGGCTCGACGCCGACGGCAACCGGCTGCCCGGGCCCCTGTTCCCGGGCTTCGACGCGCTTGGCGCGCTGCAGCACGTGACCACACGGGGCGACGACCACTCCTGGTTCGTGCTGAACAAGACGATCATGGAGAAGGAGTTCGCGCTGTCGGGCTCCGAGCAGAACCCCGACCTGACCGGCAAGTCCGTGCCGCTGCTCCTGGAGCGGGTCCGGGGCCGGTCGGTGCCGGTGCGGACCTTCGCGGAGCAGTCGGACGAGTTCCTCTGGGCCGACACCCCGGCCGAGCTGGCCGCGAAGATGAACGCGCTGACCGCCGCGACGCCCGGGTCGCGGGGGTCCGTCGACGGGGAGGCCCTGGCGGCGCTGGTCGCGGCCCGCGACGCGCAGGTCGCCACGGGTCTGGGCAAGGACCCGCAGGTCGTGGCGACGGCGGCCGCGCGGCACTTCATCGTGGACAAGGCCATCCGGGTCTCCCCGCCGCGCGCGCTCACCGACCCGCAGGACGGGCCGCTGCTCGCCGTGCGCCTCTCCGTGCTGACCCGCAAGACGCTGGGCGGCCTGTGGTGCGACGAGACCGGCCGGGCGCTGACGCCCGACGGCGACGTGCTGGAGGGCCTGTGGGCCGTGGGCGAGGCCGCGGGCTTCGGCGGCGGCGGCGCGCACGGGCACCGCGCGCTGGAGGGCACGTTCCTGGGCGGCTGCCTCTTCACGGGCCGCACGACGGGGCGGGCGCTGGCTGCTGCTCTGTAGCCGGGTGAGGGGTAGGGACTGAGCGGGCACTCATCAGGCCGGAGGCGACCGTTACCCCGGGGGTTACGGTCGCCTGCGGCCTGGTGAGCGGCCGCTCACCTCGTCAGCGGATCAGCGGAGCAGGGCCGACTCCGGGGTCAGGGCGATGAGCACCGCGCCCTGTGCGCACCGCGTGAGGAGCTCCGCGGGCCAGTCGCCCGTCAGCGGGACCTCCTCGACGTCGCGGGCCGCCGCGACCCCGGCCCCGTCGGCGTCGCCCGGGTGCAGGCCCGTCACGCGCGCCGTCCCGCCGCGGCCCAGCCGCTCCCGGACCGGGTCGGGGCGGTCGAAGAACCAGTGCGTCGGCGCGTTGGAGTCCAGCGCGTCCGCGAGGCGTTCCAGGTCCCGGGCCGCCAGCCGCAGCGCCGGGGCCACCCAGGCCGCGTTCTCGGTGACCATCGCCTCGGTGCGACGCGGGTCGGTAAACCCGACCCGGGTCCCGTCGCGGAACGAGCCCGCGGCCAGCCGCAGCGCCACGTCCCGCACGGGCGCGCCCGCGACGGCGCCGAGGAGCTGGTTGGCCAGCACGTGCGGCACGTGGGACACCAGGGCGACGGCCTCGTCGTGCAGGTCGTCGGTCAGCACCGCGGCGGTGCCGCCAAGCGGCCCCGTGACCAGCCGCAGCACCCGCAGCAGCCGGTCCGGGTCGGTCGCGGGGGTCACGGTCACCGCCCACGGGACGCCCTGCATGAGCTCCGCCGACGACGCCGCGAACCCGCTCTGCTCCGTCCCCGACATCGGGTGCGCGCCGACGTACCGCTCCCCCAGCCCGGCCTCGGTCACCGCGTCCCGGACGGGCCCCTTCACGGACCCGACGTCGGTCACCGTCGGGTCCCAGCCCGGCTCGTCCGCCAGGGCCTCGGCGAGCTCCGCCGCCACGGAGCGCATGGCGCGCAGGGGCGCTGCGAGCACCACGACGTCCGGCCGGTTGGCGGCCAGGTGCGCGACGTCGTCCGCGATCGTGAGGCCCGCGGCGCGCGCCTGACCGCCCGAGGCCGGGTCGGTGGCGACCACGGGCACGCCCGCCGCCTGGAGGGCGCGTGCGAGCGAACCCCCGACCAGCCCCAGGCCGACGACGCCGACGCTCACCACAGCAAGCCCCGCCCGCGGTCCTCGGCCACGTCCTTCGCGGACACGGAGCCGACCGGCACGTGGTCCGGGTCGAGCACGCCGTCGAGCGCCCGGAAGCCCGCCCCCGCCGGGAACAGGCCGAGCGTCTTGAGGGAGTCGCCCGCGGCGAGCAGGTCACCCAGCACCTCGCGCGCGCCCTGGTCCCACGGCGCCTCGTCGAAGGTCACGACGAACACGTACTTGCTCTCCTGCGCCTTGAGCGGCCGGGTGATCAGGCTCGACATGTTCACGCCCCGGTCGCCGAACGCGGCGGTGATCCGCGCCAGCACGCCCGGCCCGGTCACCGAGGGCGTGATCGCCAGCATCGTCTTCCAGTCCGTGGCACCGGCCGCGCGGGACCCGGCCAGGTACGCGGCGGCCGCGCTGCGCCGGGTCAGGACGAGGAACCGCGTACGGCCGCCCCGGAAGTCCTCGACCGCCTTCGCGTAGGTCTCCAGCCCGTACAGCTCACCGCAGATCGTCGGGCCCAGGGCGATCGTCCCCGGCCCGGCGTCGCGGCAGGCGGCCGCGTTGGACGACGCCGGGGCCGTCGCCAGCCCCGTGCCGGTCACGAAGCCGGAGCACTGCGCCAGCCCGTGCGGGTGCGCGGACACCTCGGTGAGGTCGCCGTGGTCGGGCCGCACGAACGCGTCGAACGAGACGTCGAGCGCCACCTCGTCGACGGCCACGACGTCCGCGCTGGACAGCAGCGCGTCCAGCGACGGCACCACGTAGCCCTCCACGGAGGACTCGATCGCGACGACGCCCACGTCGGCGGTGCCCGCCGCGACGACGTCGTGCACGTCCTTGACGGTGTCCAGCGGTTCGGCGGTCACCGCACCGGGCGCGGTGTCCGCGCCGCGCGCGGCGTCGTCGTCGTCGTCGGGCAGGGTGCCGGACGACGCCGTGCCGGAGGGCGCGGGCCGGCGCGCCCACTCCAGCGCGGCCTGGTGCGTGAAGGTGCCCTCGGGGCCCAGGTAGGCGACGCGGGTGCCGCCCGGCGCGGTCATGCCCACCGCGGGGTCAGCGCGTCCGGGCCGGGCACGAACGACCCGCCCGGCAGCACGGCCAGCGTACGGTGCGCGACGCCGCGCTCGGTCAGCGCGTCGACCAGCACCGACAGCTTGTCCGACGTCGGGCAGGAGAACGACGCGAAGAAGACGTGCGGCCCGCCCGACGACGGCTGGCTGCGCAGGTGGTCCAGGTCGAGCCCGGCGTCGGCGATGACCGCGAGGGTGGGCTGCAGGGAGCCGAGGTGGTCGTCGGCCGGGCCGAACGCGAGCCACACCTGTGCCGGCTCGCTGAAGGGAGGCCAGTCGTCGCGGGACTCCAGCAGGCCGTACCAGACCGGGTCGCCCTCGGCGAGGGCCGCGCTGTCCGGGAGCTCCGCGAAGCCCGCCGGGACCCGGGAGCGCTCGATGACCAGCGACCCACCCTCGCCCGCGAGCGCGATGCGCTCCTCGACGCTGGTGCGGGTGGGCACCAGGCGCGGGCTCACGCCCAGGCCACGCAGCACGCTCGCGCAGTCGCGCATGCCCGCCTCGTCGATCACGACCTGACCCACGGTGGCGCCCGCGCCGACCCAGACCCACTGGCCGGGCACGGCCACCGCCGCCGTCATGATGAGCGACGAGGCGCCCTCCAGGAGGGCGCCCTCGAGGCCCGGCGCCGGGTGCTCCGGGTGTCCCAGGTGCACCACGGCCGCCAGGGCCTCGATGCTCGCGACCGTGGCGAGCGTGTCCGCCGTGGTCCCGAGGTCGAGCAGCTCGACCGGGTCGTTCCATCCCGCCATCCGCGCGGCAAGCACCGCGTGCGCGGGAGACTCCCGCTCGCTACGTCCAAGCATGTGCCGAACCTACCGCCGCGAGAGCCTCAGAGCCGCACCGTCAGTCGCACACCACCGGGTTGTCCGGGTTGTAGGTGTGGTTGAACGAGTTCTCCTTGACGACCTTGCCCTCGTGCAGCACCTTGCGGGAGATGGTGACCGAGAACCCGGGCTCACCGCCCGGGTAGGCCTCGCAGTCGCCCGAGGAGTCGTGGATCGCCGACGTCGGGACGACGTTCCGCTTCTCGCTCGTGTGCTCCTGCACCGTGTAGTACTTGGTGCTCCAGATCCGGACCGTGAGCTGGCCGCCGGACACGTAGGCCTGCATGACCGCGCCGTAGGGCGAGTCGTTCTTGAACTTCATGTCCTTGGCGCCCACGTAGATCGTGGCCTCGCGGCCCGCGGGGTAGCGCTCGAACCAGAAGGAGTGCGCGTGGTGCTCGACGTCGTCGTACCCGGCGAAGAAGCCCGCGTTGAACGAGGTGGTGGCCATCTGCGAGAGACCGCCGCCCACCGCCTCCACGTGCTCGCCGTTCTCGATGACGCCCGCGTCGAAGTACCCGTTCTCCAGCGTGATCGGGGCCAGGGCCTCCAGCAGGGAGAAGGTCTCGCCCGGCTTGATGAGGTTGCCCGTGACCATCTGGGCGCCTCGCACGAGGTTCTGGGTGCGGACGGGCTCGTCGGTCAGCGGGGTGCTGAACTCGGAGACGACCTCCTTGACGCCCAGGGCCTCCAGCGACTCGACGGTGTCCTTCGGGTCCTGCTCGACGAGCTCGACCGAGGTCTCGCGGTCGTCGCCCATGGCGGCGATCCGCACCGCCTTGCCGGCCTGGGCGGGGTCGAGCGTGGTGCCGGTCTTGCCGGCGACGACGGTCGGCTTGCCGCCCGCGAACTCGAAGTGCGCGTCGGAGGGCACGTCCAGGAGGTTGGTGGTGCCGGCGACGATCGCCGCGACGGTCGACTCCCGGTCGATGATGACGACGAGGTTGTCCTTCTTCTGCTCGAAGCGGATCAGCCCGGACAGCACCTGCGGCGAGAGCGTCGGCTGCTGACCGCCCACCGACACGGTGACCGGCCCCGAGACGACCTTCTGCGCGACGGCGAACTGGTCGTCGGTCTTGGCCTGCGTGATCACGGGGTCGACAGGCTCGACCGGCAGGTCGAACGGCCCCTCCGAGTGCAGCCAGCGCTCCCGGATGATGCGCGAGGTCTCGCTCGCGACGATGCGCGAGCCCACCTTGGCGTCCGTCTTGACGGCCTGGCCGTCGACGAACCCGACGGTGCCGTCCACGGGCTCCACCGCGAGCGACTCCTCCAGGCCGCCGACCGCGGCGTCGAACTTCTCGGAGTCGATGGCCAGGAGCAGCTCCTGCTCGGAACCGCCGAACGCCTGCGCCCACATGCGCGCCGGGCTCAGCGAGAAGCCCGTGAGCTCCGCCGCCGTCCCCTCGGCGTCGATCGTCAGACCGGCGGGCTCCGGGGAGAACTGGGCCTTGCCCTCGCCCGCCGTGAGCCCGATCGGCTCCTTGA
This window harbors:
- a CDS encoding HesA/MoeB/ThiF family protein, whose translation is MEPFVTPARGLGPAERRRTARHLLLDGFGLAAQERLAASRVVVVGAGGLGSPVLQYLAAAGVGTLGIIDDDVVDASNLQRQVLHSAADVGRAKPDSAADTLRGLAPDVEVVAHRERLTRENAAAILGGYHLVVDGSDTFETRYTVSDAAAGLGLPVVWGTVLGWDGQVSVFWSAAPDGRAITYPDVFGPQPPEGESCATVGVLSPACGVVGSTMAVEAVKVLTGTGDPALGRLLAYDARTSGWDTIELAAPPSEVAPETALSDVAMPGEALTPGGAVPTTSAESAGTTSAELLGTPSAEATGTTSAELPATPSAEPAGTTSGEDGVLVLDVGLRPGAVPGAVYARLEDLAAGTFPPELLDHPVDLPVLVVCERGLRSRGAEQLLRAEGWRHVTSRALVA
- a CDS encoding electron transfer flavoprotein subunit alpha/FixB family protein, which gives rise to MTNRTVLVLLDPATEVRTSTLELLTIARGLGRVEAVTLEAPTVEVLAQLGAYGIETVHQAEPARDGSCVSGDERHLPAVVAAALAAAVRLTDADVVLLPTSFAAKEAAALAAHDLGAGLVIDASSLRDVHGHVVAGKRVFAGSWDTECAVTADVAVVTVRANSAVAQPAPAAVGPVTEGYAVEVPASSVTLLSREVKTDTSGRPPLDQAAVVVAGGRGTDGDFGPVEDLADALGAAVGASRDAAFEGWWDSYVGQTGVTIAPRVYIGAGISGAPHHRGGMQASQVIVAVNSDPEAPIFEICDFAVVGQLADVLPQAAAEIRKRKS
- the glgX gene encoding glycogen debranching protein GlgX — translated: MAQSRRAEPQRAPGDPVPRPVVRPLIRPTARRSHVPPLGVYVTPGGGIDAAVLASHATAVDLCLIDVTDPALDEHDPARYTERRFEMVGPVYGVWHTHVPDVAQGQRYGFRVYGPWEPKAGMRHNPAKLLADPYARGFAGRLRYGPEVVGSVSTEREDGWWLGDPYGPPDAADSLAYVPHSVVVGPLPPPPPLTRPRVPWADTVVYEAHVRGLTMLREDIPEELRGTYAGAAHPAVVEHLKSLGVTTLELLPIHKSVAEPRLAAHGLTNYWGYSTLGFFAPNAAYATRAAQEQGAEAVLDEVRGMVHLLHEAGIEVLLDVVYNHTCEGGDDSLHLSWRGLDNPVYYLHDGASPAALADVTGTGNSLDFRRPRVIQLALDSLRYWAQAVGVDGYRFDLAVTLGRGNAGFDPDHPFLVALQTDPVLSGLKLVMEPWDVGPGGWQTGSFPPPMAEWNDRFRDAARGFWLDAPKQGVRGQEMRGLRDLATRLAGSADLFGPGDPPLVRGPVASVNYVTAHDGFTLADLVAYDYKHNEANGEDNRDGSDNNSSWNHGLEGHTTSGDDATTEPWQAIVPPRRKSQRNLLGTLLLAAGTPMLTAGDELGRTQGGNSNAYVHDNETSWIRWAVDDAGNDLLETTRYLLALRREHPALRADSFYLGAPRPHETDTDLLWYAETGAPMEVDTWNQPGRRVLQMLRPGPAAGDADVLLVINGGLDDVEMTLPPRDGAAPWELVWDSAWDAPVVPDDETGPRTSVTLEALNINVLLSRGDRPG
- a CDS encoding electron transfer flavoprotein subunit beta/FixA family protein; this encodes MRIVVTAKYVPDINTERGFSEGRVVRTAGEGTLNELDENAIEAALQLVEAERASGRVGPDEGEVVVVTMAGPDGDLALRKAFQLGVDRGIRVSDDALAGSDYFGTAAVLAAAVRRLGDEAPVDLVVTGMAALDGLGSVVPTLLGAELGLPTLNLAKKVSLADPDGSGQRVLTITREIDDVTESLAAPLPALLSVTDGANQPRFPGFKLIMAARSKVIEVWSPADLGLDPAAAGSAGARTETLTAAPRPERPEVELVTDKGEGGVALADFLIRNDLV